The following nucleotide sequence is from Drosophila kikkawai strain 14028-0561.14 chromosome 2L, DkikHiC1v2, whole genome shotgun sequence.
tcaaaataaatatacacgACGAAATGGAAGCGGCCCGAATCCGGTTCATTTGCAAATTGCGATTgcaactgcaaaaaaaaagcaggaaTAGCGAATGAATAATTGAGCGTGTGCGGTGAATATGAATGAGTGTGCACCGGGAAAATAACCTTGCTTGTCACTAACGAAAACCATGCTGCAATGtgtcttataaattatatatactatataggcTTTACTAAAATGATTAAGACTAAGTTAAAGCTAAATTTTAATACTTTATCAATTCTTCAGAATATCTATTGATTCAATCTTGAcaagatttttaatattattttaaattttaatattatttttccaagtgcacgGCTTAAAATCCAAAAAAGCAATTGATTTTAGTCCTCTCGCCACAAGACATTCAATCTAGGTCCAGTTTTTAGCTTTAATTCGTGTATAAatctttgattatttattgaattttcgaAAGGATTAAAGACAAACACAAATCAAATCAACTATAccaattaatttcttaatccTTCGTTTGCCGATTGCCATTTGCCGGTCTCCACTTAAACCCCTTTCCGAGCTAATCACATTTCGTTTATCGtcagttttattttagttattgCTTGTTAAACAAGCAGCGAGACAGACAGATAAATTATAGTCCATCTAGCGTGCCATCGAACTAGGCATTACGCATACGACCCGTTGGACGTCGCTGCCAATGTCGATGGCGATGCCTCCGTATCTAACGGTACATAAAACTGTCTGGGCAAAATGCTAAACAAATGGCCAACAACAAGTTGGGCAGTGCATAAACATTGGCATAATATTAGGCGACTTGCTGCTGCCGTCCAAtaaatggcaacaacaaattatgtttatttatttatttttaacactGCCATCCTCTCTTCGCTGAATGATAAGCCTGGCCCGGCTTGGTCTGGCTGGCAATCGGATGATTCGGCTAATGTATACGTGCATAAATcgaatatagtatatatttgcCAAAGGAAAGTACAGTGCGTATAGGCTGAGCGATAGacttacttattttttaatctGCAAAAACGATTAAtagatcattttattttattaagaaatttcttgaaattttggaaCATTTCTCTTTTtcagttaaataataataggtTCATCTTTAATCAAACTACAATCATGTCAGGCAGCTTAACACTGAGCTTTATATCGCCGgctattataaataaaattgccaAATTAAAGTGCCTGAACGGTTTCAGCCTACCAAACACTCTTCGATGACTCCTTTTTCCCCAACCATTTTGCCTGCATTTCTCCATAGCTCAAttgcatttttggcattttcgTTTATTGTGCAAATTGCATTATGAAGGCGTTCCCAGAAAGAATTTCTCCGGAGTCAATTGGGTCCgaatttattgaataaatatatcCATAAAAAGAGGAAAGATGAAATACTGAAACGTTCACAGGTAAAAGCCGTTTCTGGAACTGATTTTTGAAGCAACACAATTCAATGGAAATGTGaggagaaaataaataaaatatatatctctggGTGGTGTTAATATACACACATGCATAACAGCATAATTTACAAATGGTTCTCggcttttttatatacatacgtaTGCACTTTGCACATTCAGAATAAGAGtgatataaaagaaatatatggaatcaaaaaaataaatatgcgaATATCTTGTGCATTTCAAAAGATGAAACCACCTACCGGAGCACAACCAATCCCGATGCTGCCATTCGCATCCCAATTGAGCCGGACTCCGTGCCCTGGCCGCAATGGAAGgcattaaaattagtttatttgaGCCCATGGTCCGGCTGTGCCGATGGGGATTGCCCACCGATTGCTGCACTCCGTGACCTCCCACCCAGTGCCGgcattgctcatacgcacCATTGTCCCCTTGGCCTGTCCCTGGCGTTGCGTTTATCGCCTGCATTGTTTGCAGGCAGGCAGTCGTTGTCTGGCCATTGGTTATTTGTTTAAAGTAATTATTGCGAGAAATTTGATGTTAAGCACGGTATCTCTTAAGAGGATTGCGTATGCAAATTTCGTGCctttcataattcataaattaGATGAAGGCTTCAATGAACCGGTCACAAATAAGTCAAGttaccaaaataaattttactaaaaaaatacGCCTTGATTTATGTCCaaaactttgtttatttatttaacaaaacaaTGCATCTGTCGAGAGAGAATGCGAAATGGCCAGGCATCGTCAGCAACGTCATTGTCATCATCAACATGCAATTGATTAATGGCCaagcaaataaattatgtCAGTTTATTTAGCCACATTGTGTGCCGCGTGGTCAGTGGccattaaaaaaccaaaatcgaGAATCTATGGCCTACAAGGAACGCGCACACATTCATTTCGCCCAACTTGTCAAAACCAAAGAGCAGGAAATGTCACATATTACTATATGTTTGCTGATCAAACTATCCGACGAAATTTATTTAGCAACTGATAAGCACCAAGCAGGCACAGGGCCAAGCCCATTACACGATCGTGCAGCCGCTGCCTTGAGCAGCCATTACAGGGTATCATTCCCAGGCGAGAGGTGCACACGCAGGCCTCCACCTGCATTCCGTTCTCGTGGGTCTGCCGATAGCAACCATTACTCGCATTCACCATGGCGCACATGTATGTGATGTTCAGAACTGAAATTATTGGTTAACTTGGAGATTGTTCAAtgtatttaatacatttactAAAACTCACTGCCGCCTTTAAAAATGTAGGAGTACTTCACGCACGAGTGAGCGGCTGACATTTGGCACAGATACTGATCCCGATCCTCGGTGGTATTCTGCCATAAAGCCTTCACATCCGGAACGGTGTCGTTGGCTATTCGGGGGATATTATAATTAGTACAAGGtagataaatataataaattttaacgTATAAGGGATATCTGAATTTATCGATATATGTGATATGAAAGtcgatatatatgtacattgaattttaaagatatatatgcGATGCGATGCTCTGTTGTTTATAGAGCACCAGTATAAAAGGAGAGACAAGTAgcttaaataacatttttccgataattTTCGATTacgaaaatatcaaaattttatgcgaaatttaattatgtgTGTTTGCACAATTGGTAAAGTTACTACACTACAGTAACATAAgacaataaatcaaaattgttGATATTTACGGATGGCaatacaaagaaaaatatacattctgtatttacatttaatgtgtgaaaatcgatatttaaatcgatattttaatgGTGCGATAAAGTATAaagtaaatacaatttttgagataaatttcgataatatcgatattttaccATTTCTTATAATcgaatacaaattcagaaagTTTATAACTTAATCAGATTATTAATTCtgtaaatatcaatatatcaaTAAGCCATATCAACATTTGACTCCTATAGAACGGGTGAATACTAAAGGAATCAGAAGTAAAAAgacttaaatatgtatattgttAACTTCATTTACGTTTATCCTAGTTCCactgaaatataaattcaaaaacatATAACTTTTAACTTACGTGTAACCACCAAGGGTTCCACACAGGGTATGTCATTAAAGTCGCCTACTCTGGAGTCACAGGTCTCTGTGACGATATTCGAATGATTTTCGTAGGCACCAACCCAAGTAAAGCGAAAGCACTGCGGGGCTTTTTAAGCAAGTAAaggaataattatatataaaccgAGATCATATTTCCCAATTTCAACTCACTTTCAGCCAGCAAATGGCAAGCAAACAGGAGCAAAGGCAGCCAAAATCTCAGCAACTTCAGTGGCATTGCCGATAAGATTGTATATTTCGGGGAATATtctatttccctttttttaaagtaattttttataGGGGAAGGTCTGACGTTGCCACCGCGAATGACAAACTGATAATGCGACGATGGCAATTGAAACGATAGAGCGATGGGTTGATTGCGACTTATCAGTTAGTTTACATTCATTTACTTTGAAGAGGTAAGCTAAAGGCTTGAAAATACCTATACTcagtttaaatgttttaaaaacttattaaaatatatatatatattatgtttcttttaaaatcatttaaaatgtttgataaaaATAGAAGGGTATTACTTTGTATAGTCCCTCTTAAAGCTTGTTTATTTTAcagaaataaatcattttttcaCATCTTTTTCTAGCCTTTGGTGTAAATGATAACTATTTGAAGTCCACCTCATTCTTTCGCctcttttctttgcttttacATTATCAATTTCAAGCATTTCCGAGTGCGCTTCGATTGCAATCAAAAATCGATAAGCGTTGTTATCTCCCACCTTTTTGCCTCTTCTGCTCCCCTTTCTTTTGCCTCTTCGATAAACAAAGAAAGTGtcataaattgtaaataatttttgggatTTCAATACCAAAGACAGACTCCTTTGACGGAAAAAACCCAGAGAGATGAAAAATGTATGCAAatggcatttaattaaattcacacAATCGAGGCGGAGGGAAAAGCGGGAACAATTAAACAGGAGGAGttggtaaaattttttaactaaactcggcaaattgtatttgttgttaattGTTCGACTGTCCTCCTCTGGTCCATCGTGCAGAGTCCGAGCCACAGCCTTTGCTCTCGCAAAATGAgtttgaaaacaaataaaaatgtcaaaCGAATGAATAAAAGTTgtctaatttaatttgtttagcagcagcaaaggcaggagtaggagcaggagcagtagcagctggagcaggagcagcagcatttCAACACTGACTCACACAAGTACTCATACTCACGTAGTTGCAAAACATTTTCGCAAATTGAATAAGCACGAAAATTTGTGTGCGCCTTTGCCCCATTCCTAGCCCAGTATTcgagtattttttaaatttaatttttaattgctcaaaacaattaaaatttatttgcaattttgttttttcctcCGCAtgggtttgtgtgtgtttggctaACTTTTCCAGCTAAGCAAAGGCAGCTGCCATCGAAATACGTGCCGAGTAAACTTTGACCGACTGTGTGCATGGCAAAGGGATATTCCTTCTATATGTTTTGTCAGAGAAAATATAGCTATTTACACGTCTTTCGTCTGCCAGGAGTCCATCCATCAAATCAAAGGCAAAGCCGAAACCTTTGAACTTTTCCAGTCAATTCACTGTTAACCGTTACATGATAAGCGCATTTCCCAGCGCGTTTCCCTTCACCTCTTTCCCCTGGCTGCGCAAAGTGTGCCATTGTCTTCCCCAAGATGGATCACATGTGTCATTGGCCCGGGGGCCAGTATCAATCACACGGCGGAAATTAGCGTTAGTCATACATTTTCCAGGAAAAACTTTCCGGAAATGCGGAAAAAATGTCACGTCAGATTTTGAAACTGCTTAACGGTGAAAGACTTTGGGTTCAATCATATAAAGGATATTTGAAAGCATTTGTGGGgacaaatatataatacagAGTAGAGGATCAAATCTGAATagtaaaaaaattgtatatataggTCCTTAtgatttgtatacccttgcagggtattacaatttcagtcagaagtttgcaacgcagtgaaggagacctttccgaccctaaaaaatatatatattcgatctagccatgtccgtctgtccgtttctacgcaaactagtccctcagttttaaagctatctgaatgaaactttgcagatagtcttctatatactctcactgctatatatgtcgaaacgggccggatcggttgaccatatcatatagctcccatacaaatgatcgataattttttagaaaaaaattataactttgctgtttttcaacatttttgcacaattgtatatggccattttataatatttcagaattttggtagaaattttatgaaaatcggacgactatatcttatagctcccataggaacgatcggaaaatgaataggaaaaaaattataacttcgttgtttttcaacatattcttatctacttttgtattatttcagaattttggtaaaaattttatgaaaatcggacaactatatcatacagctgccatataaacgatcggtgaatgtagagaaaatgtaaccaatctgcaagggtatacaaactgcggcgtgccgaagttagcttcctttcttgttaaatattgtataaaaataaaaaaataattcacaAAACTTCAAACCGCTTAAAAAGTTAACACGAAAGGAAGGTAACCTTGGCACAACGTGCAGTTTGCagttggatcattaagaattgatttaaaactaaaatcagATCAATAAAGAATGtatattaaacaagaaaggaagctaacttcggcacgccgaagtttgtatacccttgcagattggttttgatgtttatattatagatataaatgttgaaaacactcacaaaacagagtttcattacagtttacctatacttattatgtttacagtttgacagttacagttttacattcccagctttacatattttatacaattaccgatcgcttctatggcagctatatgatatatttgtccgatttttatgaaatttataccaaaattctagaacaataaaaaaagcctatatctcagagtagataaaaatacgttgaaaaacaacgaagcaataatttttttcctattaatttcccgatcgttcctatggcagctatatcatatagtcgtccgattttcataaaatttttacaaaaattctaaaataatataaaatggccatatctaaaaaatgatggaaaaatattgaaaaacagcaaagttataatttttttcctaaaaatttatcgaacatttgtatggcagctatatgatatagtcgtccgatccggcccgttccgacatatatagcagtgagagcatatagaagactatatgcaaagtttcattcagatagctttaaaactgagggactagtttgcgtagaaacggacaggtggacagacggacagacggacagacggacagacggacatggctagatcgactcggctgttgatgctgatcaagaatatatatactttatagggtcggaaacgtctccttcactgcgttgcaaacttctgactgaaattataataccctgcaagggtataaaaatttcatatatttatttagtttttataaaaattcagaaacattattttaaagtatttaatataatataatttgtaatGATTACTTTCATTAACTAACCTATTACATATTGAAGATACAgttttacagttacagttttacagcTATAGTTtcacagttacagttttacaattacagttttacaattacagttttacaattacagttttacagttacagttttacatccACAGCTTTGGATTTTTCTCTACAAGtaccgatcgttcctatggcagcaaTCTAATATATTCGtccgatttaaaaaaaattgttaattgaaattttaaaataatacagaatggccataactcagagtagataaaaatatattgagaaacaagttataattttgttcgAAAATTGTTTACTGAAAACTGCGAGCCAGGGGAAagtttatttcctttttaagaataaatagataaatacattttcctaAAGATTTTTCCCATCTTTatgaaaactataaaaattccTGCCAGTTCCCTTACTCTAGATCTTTGACAATTAAGCTGACCCCATAATGTTAACAATCTCAATTTGTGGTTTCACTTAAAGCGGTCGTAAAATTGCCATATTTATAAGTACAGCTAATAGTATTTTTTGTACTAGCTTAGATAGAAGGCAATAACATTTCGCCACTTCCCCTGGACTCGCCGCACTcattaattatgcaaatgttttgATTTGTTCCATGTTACTGGCTTTGGGCACCACCGAGCGAACGAAGAGCAAAAATTATGTTgccaaaatgcaaatgttTGTCAAGATGGTTGAGTTAGTGGGCGGCGGAGGTCGCAATCATAAAGAGTGCCATGTGATTAGTAGAAGCCgttacagcagcagcagcagcagcagcagaagcccTTGGAAAGGCCGAAAGTTGTTAGCAAAACTGAATAGccaaacatacacacacagttTGTCCCGTCCGGGATATTGGGAACCCGGCTTTAACGAAAGCAAATGTCACTTGGGTCTTATGGCGGGCCTGCATAAAATTTGCATGCGattaaaattgataaattGCCAAAGAGGATGTGTAAATGCGAATGGTTTTCCTGCCAGAATGTCCCACGCACTCACTCCAATACAATCCGTGGGTTTCAATTATAAGGAAGCACTTGGAGAAAAAGAGGAATTTAATATGtataatattgtttataaatatgaaaatatgtttcaaaataataaaaagatatTCTGGTGGGTTAATTTACCATTACCTTAGAGATATTGTTAGGTGAAAGACTACAAGGTATACCTCACATCTCATACTGACCGTTAAGCTCTCCCTTATGACAAAACCCCTTTATACCTCGTCGGTTTCGGTTTATTATCTGGAATTGCACATCTTACACCTGACACCTGGACACCTGCAACACCTGCGACAACTAATGAGCAGCGCCTAAAAGTGTAAGTAAAGAGGCTAATGTCTGTAAATTTAATAGGGCGTGCTGTTTTTGTGAGAGGTCCTTTTCCGGCTCGGTCCTATTCCCGATGACTCCTCGCTAAACCGATTTGCTAAATTACAAAGTCTCCCTGTTGGCACACAGCATCACAGGATCTTTTGTCCCGCGCAACACAGCACCTAAGTCGGCGTCCTTGCCACCTCCCTCCCTCTAATTACGCCTGCGAGGCGCTGGCGAGTCCGGATCATTATGTCACCTGTACGAAAAATGCCGCACGTAATCCGGAAACGAGGCGAGCTCAGTGACGGGCACGAAGTGGGGCTCATTGTACGGAAATCGCATTTGGGGCAGATAGCACCGCCTAACTAACGACCAGTCAACTAATACGATTAGTGTCATAATGCGGAGTGTCACCCCAGTGAAGCAGCTGATGTACGGAGAGAAAATTTATCGAATAAAAAACTATAGTATaaacaatgaaataataagaaaaatcaaaataattatatgcTGTTCATGAATGGCAGAAAAAAACCATAGATTGATCGATATCTaattaatcgatattttaaagttGGATACAGGTGGCGTAAAgcaatattttgttgtttcagtttaaaacatttcatttaataaatatattaccattatatattaattattaatttaaataaaaaagacatATATAATACATAACAGGGTTCCGATATTTCGATCATTCCGATACTTTAatagcttttaattttaaaaattttaatacatttttgagaTGTATTTAGCGCTATATTTCTGCAGatattatttgtaataatcaagaataaaataaaagaatgatttaattttttcgatattttcctatttattttacatcgatattataaaattatatgaaatatatattttttatttttatatatttgtataatagtaattcaaaaattaatattcccAATCAGTTTTAGTTacatacaaatttataaaatgctttttagaaaaaataaaccatagtttttaatttttattttagtataaatgtgaattacaaattttaaaaatattcatttagcATTAGGACAGATTTTTTTTCACAGTGCAGAAACACACAAATGTCCACAGCACCTGCTATTTCCAATTTCTTACTACTTAATTTGACTGCTTGGCTGATTGCTTTTTCTCAATTGTTCCAAAAATAGTTGCGAGGCTATAGCAATACTCCTCCGGATTCTTATAAGTCGCACACTTCCCGGCATTGGATCCCAGGGTCTCCACAGACTGCAATCTTCGGCTGTGGCGGGCTGCATGAAGTTGGGTGTGGTGAAGCTTGTAAGGGAAAAGATTAGGTTTCTGGGTGTTAATCCCTCGAGAAGATCGCGGCAGGTCCGGGGGCTGCTTTTCAACCTCTTGAAAGCGCTGCGTGCTATGCAATGTGGACACCCACAGTCGGGGGGTCTGCAGGTGCACACCTGTCCATCCTCTTCGCCATCTCTGACCTCCTTGGGGTAGCTTTGGTCCGcccttaattaaaattaacaggagatttatgattttaaaattttgatagTATTGTATTGCCTGACAGGTAATTTAGTTTCTAAGAGCTCTAGATTGGTTGAAACATTGGTTACATAATAATAGCTGCAATTTCAGCATTGATATATGTATAGGCTATTTCCTTGGAAAACACCAAATCGTTatcccatttaaatatttgggtTAGGCCTCAAGACAAACTTAAACCATACCTAAGAGTAGTAAGCCAAACAGACAGGCTAAGTGCCAAGTATGTTTATTTTCCCACGATCCCGCACCAGAAACTTTGGCATGTCATAAACATGAGACTGGGCCGAGTTTAAGCCAGGTCATAAACCAGGCACAAAAGCCAAATCTCAAAACACACGTTGAATAATTTCGATCATTAAACTTATTCCACTTGAAATCCATTCAGGATTTGCGGGGACACAACTTTAAGGGCGACGGCAGCGGCAGTGGAGATAAATGCCCCAACAACCCGAACGTTAACCCTCGACAATCAGCCAGGCGAGCCACCATAGTAGACCCCCGGGCGGCGGTAAAGTTGGCAAAACTAACGttgagcaacagcaacaacgatGGCAATAAAAATCAGCAACAACCAGAGCCGGTGAAATAAACGCTCAAGTGCTGAAAATTGTCAGCTCTCTGGCCGAGGACAGGTAACACGGCAGCGAGCTGGCTTTCTCCTGAACGCTTTTTAATACACTCTAGAAGGACGCACGAAAGCTGTTCATTTGTCCTTTTTCTAGACAATGGTGGGTAAAAACTATAGctattagtttttagttattatccttttttttcagtaattgttaaaattcccaagtacgaATTAAGCAACGTACTGctaaaaaactaaagaaagtGTTATGGTTAAATCTGACAGCAAAATGAGTGACCGACTGGGAGATACCCAGTGCCCAAATAATTGTAcgtgaaataaaaataattatcccGGAATGAATGATgaaatttaggaaaatgttGCAGAAGCTTAACATTCTTAACTATACTATACTATACTCCCATGTGTAGGAACATAGTAGGAACACGATGTAAAATAAGTGTAAGCAATGTATTATATCAATTGTAAGTAATGTATGTATATCGATAATAGGTAATGATGTATATCGAGGGTCTGCGATCACTACTTTTTTGTCGGCGTTTTTGGCAAGGGAAGTTCGCAAAGTGtaacaaaataaagaaaagattCAAATATCAAAAGGCCTATACATGTTTATTCTCCGATTTTGATATCTAAATTTCCTTAATCACTTTCCTTTTATCTCGAAAATGTCTAAATTTTTGCCATCACTGTTACCATTGCCCAGAGAAAAGATGGCGCACATAACAGTGGCGTCCCTGATTGTGGCttgtaaatttatagtttCACCAAGAAAATCGCGCTGgcaaactttttacttttactaGGTCTCCCAGTACCCACACGCACATCAaaccacccacccacccacacacacacacacacacttgcaaTTACATTTATCCCACACTTAACCCACTCGCAGCAACTTGGTCCTGAGCGAGCAACATCCACCTCCAGAATCCAGCATCCAGAATCCACAATCCCAGTCAGCCAGTTGGCGACATCtaattgcttttgttttcggGCCAGACTGGCAACGCCACTACAAGTGGCTTACAAGCGGGTACAGTTGTGTCGGAAGGGACACACTCATCCTCGTGCTCATCCTAGTCCTTTTCCTCGCGGAAGCCCTTTCGTTAAGGTAATTTTCCGCTATAATTTCTATGActctgtgcgtgtgtgtgtgtctgtgagtGTATGTTTCAGGGTGTGCGAAAGAAATCGTAGAAAGTTTTTTTTCGTGCTTGGAGGTTTTGGAATTAAAAGAGCTGTTAAAGTTGATTGTTAGTGGGGGGTTAAGCTATGATTATTGTTCTGTTCTACAGGAATGTAAAAAGTCTTATTCTTTTAGGCAAATAAGAGGCTAAAAGTATTGTATTTATAGAAAGCGTAAGATAATTATAATCTGTATAATTAGCTATTATCTAAGGAAATAAAATCTCCAGTACCACctttattttctcatattTCCACAGTCGCAATTAGTTAGCCCGCATACTTTCCTTTTTGGAATAAAGTTTCAACACACACCCATCTTCTGGGAAACTTCAACGCACAAGAcgaacatttatttaaagcctTATAATTTGGCCTGACACCTCGAATTCTGATAACTTCTCAAGACATTCGTTGACTTTTGTGGCTGGAATCAAAAACCCGGCGAAAcaaagctgcagctgcagcaaaaCTTTATGCAAATGCT
It contains:
- the LOC108080847 gene encoding uncharacterized protein; translation: MPLKLLRFWLPLLLFACHLLAETPQCFRFTWVGAYENHSNIVTETCDSRVGDFNDIPCVEPLVVTPNDTVPDVKALWQNTTEDRDQYLCQMSAAHSCVKYSYIFKGGILNITYMCAMVNASNGCYRQTHENGMQVEACVCTSRLGMIPCNGCSRQRLHDRVMGLALCLLGAYQLLNKFRRIV